A single region of the Sorghum bicolor cultivar BTx623 chromosome 9, Sorghum_bicolor_NCBIv3, whole genome shotgun sequence genome encodes:
- the LOC8067315 gene encoding probable E3 ubiquitin-protein ligase RHC2A: MATPSSPSPTHSPTSSSSSYWCYQCDRFVRATAAPASPACPSCGGGFLEEMGAPPPPRPAYLRRHRAHNHHHHHHHHHHHIAAAAADLRPRRARRGASGSTDSRASPFNPVIVLRRSPPTTAADGSSSPTATAGGSTFELFYDDGAGSGLRPLPDSMSDFLMGSGFERLLDQLAQIEAGGLAAARARDAPPASKAAVESMPVVSVGASHVAADAHCAVCKEAFELGAEAREMPCAHIYHADCILPWLAIRNSCPVCRHEMPTDATPRAAANAGAAGEEEEATVGLTIWRLPGGGFAVGRFAGGRRPEERELPVVYTEMDGGFNSGGAGAPRRISWGSRQTASTDRGTVRRFLRNVFACFGGRGSAASRSHAMPELDDDDASDHSAAFSRGGSRSRSTSWRLEDGHAADAMVQR; the protein is encoded by the coding sequence ATGGCGACGCCGTCCTCCCCCTCCCCGACCCACTCcccgacctcctcctcctcctcctactgGTGCTACCAGTGCGACCGCTTCGTGCGGGCCACCGCCGCTCCCGCCTCCCCAGCCTGCCCTTCCTGCGGGGGCGGCTTCCTCGAGGAGATGGgcgcgccaccaccaccacgaccaGCCTACCTCCGTCGCCACCGCGCGcacaaccaccaccaccaccaccaccaccaccaccaccacatcgccgccgcagcagccgaCCTCCGCCCCCGCCGCGCGCGCCGCGGCGCCAGCGGCTCGACCGACTCCCGCGCCTCGCCGTTCAACCCCGTCATCGTGCTCCGCCGCTCCCctcccaccaccgccgccgacggctcctcctcccccaccgccaccgccggcgGGAGCACCTTCGAGCTGTTCTACGACGACGGCGCGGGGTCAGGTCTCCGCCCACTCCCCGACAGCATGTCGGACTTCCTCATGGGTTCCGGCTTCGAGCGTCTGCTAGACCAGCTCGCGCAGATCGAGGCGGGCGGgctcgccgccgcgcgcgcccgcgACGCGCCCCCGGCGTCCAAAGCCGCCGTCGAGTCCATGCCCGTGGTGTCCGTCGGGGCCTCCCACGTCGCCGCCGACGCGCACTGCGCCGTCTGCAAGGAGGCCTTCGAGCTCGGGGCTGAGGCCAGGGAGATGCCGTGCGCGCACATCTACCACGCCGACTGTATCCTGCCATGGCTCGCGATACGCAACTCCTGCCCCGTCTGCCGCCACGAGATGCCCACCGACGCCACCCCGCGCGCCGCTGCCAACGCTGGGGCAgccggggaggaggaggaggcgacggTCGGGCTCACCATCTGGAGGCTCCCCGGCGGCGGGTTCGCGGTGGGGAGGTTCGCGGGCGGGCGGAGGCCTGAGGAGCGCGAGCTGCCGGTGGTGTACACGGAGATGGACGGCGGGTTCAacagcggcggcgccggcgcgccCCGCCGGATCTCCTGGGGGTCCAGGCAGACGGCTTCCACGGACAGGGGCACCGTCCGCCGCTTCCTCCGAAACGTCTTCGCCTGCTTTGGTGGACGCGGGTCGGCGGCATCGCGGTCGCACGCCATGCCTgagctcgacgacgacgacgcgtcTGATCATAGTGCAGCCTTCAGCCGTGGTGGGTCCAGGAGCCGCAGCACCAGCTGGAGACTCGAGGACGGCCATGCCGCCGACGCCATGGTGcagagatga
- the LOC8068661 gene encoding retinoblastoma-related protein 1 isoform X1, whose translation MSSPDPSPATSTPSPATSTQQQKQSESLVNLLAEASRFYRRAYNELFSGVTTEQEPESSTNTPEYMLFGWYLFLMLHSRSPELFKDLVSCIHGLVAVLAILLIHVPVKFRSFTVEGSSHLIKQTEKGMDLIASLCHNYHASEERLKEMMDKSHKAIEDVFGMKALSASECKTENLDMIGTDGLMYFKGLIDMECFQSNLEKMEKLCNSNSSEGKLDFKSILINNDYIPCAENLSGDSTNLGHSKHVFEILASPTKTIKNMLTVPSSPLSPATSGSVKIVQMTPVTSAMTTAKWLREVISSLPEKPSSKLQQLLSSCDRDLTNAVTERVSIVLEAIFPTKSSADGGGSLGLNCANVFDIPWAEARKMEASKLYYRVLEAICRAELQNSNVNNLTPLLLNERFHRCLIACSAELVLATHKPVFMMFPAVLESTGLTAFDLSKIIENFVRHEETLPRQLKRHLNSLEEQLLESMVWEKGSSLYNSLIVARPSIASEIKHLGLLAEPMPSLDDLVARQNIHVEGLPATPSKKRDAGPDDNADPRSPKRSCNESRNTVVEHNLLTPPPKHHMVSTSLKAKCHPLESTFASPTVSNPVGGNEKCADVAIQIFFSKILKLAAVRIRNLCERVQHVELTERVYNVFNQILDQQTTLFFNRHIDQLILCCLYGVAKACKVELSFKELLNYYRKEAQCKPEVFQNIYIGSRNSNDVLVSRHVSIISFYNAVFVPAAKPFLVSLISSGTCPEDKKNASGPIPGSPKPSPLPNNLPDMSPKKVSASHNVYVSPLRQTKMDALLSPSSRSFYACIGEGTHAYQSPSKDLAAINSRLNYSGRRINSRLNFDMVSDSVVAGSLGQPNGGSTSFNPAAAFSPLSKKRKPDDQI comes from the exons ATGTCTTCGCCGGACCCTTCGCCAGCGACGAGCACCccctcgccggcgacgagcacccaaCAG CAGAAGCAATCGGAGAGTTTGGTAAATCTACTGGCAGAGGCAAGCAG GTTCTACCGCAGAGCATATAATGAACTGTTCTCAGGTGTTACTACTGAGCAGGAGCCTGAATCATCGACTAATACTCCTGAGTATATGCTTTTTGGGTGGTATCTCTTCTTAATGCTTCATTCGAGATCACCAGAATTGTTCAAGGATCTGGTGTCCTGCATCCATGGATTAGTTGCTGTGTTG GCCATACTTTTGATCCACGTGCCAGTTAAATTTAGGAGCTTCACTGTTGAAGGCTCTTCTCACTTAA TCAAACAAACTGAGAAAGGCATGGATCTTATTGCTTCGTTATGCCATAATTATCATGCCTCTGAAGAACGTTTGAAAGAAATGATGGACAAGTCTCACAAGGCAATAGAAGACGTTTTTGGCATGAAAGCACTAAGTGCTTCAGAGTGCAAAACAGAAAATTTGGATATGATAGGCACAG ATGGCCTGATGTATTTCAAAGGTCTCATTGATATGGAGTGTTTCCAGTCAAATCTGGAAAAAATGGAGAAACTATGTAATTCTAATAGCAGTGAAGGGAAGCTTGATTTTAAATCAATTTTGATCAATAATGATTATATTCCCTGTGCTGAGAACTTGTCTGGGGATTCCACCAATTTAGGACATTCAAAG CATGTCTTTGAAATATTGGCATCTCCCACAAAGACAATAAAGAACATGTTGACTGTTCCTAGTTCCCCTTTGTCACCCGCCACCAGTGGTTCAGTCAAGATTGTGCAAATGACACCAGTAACTTCTGCCATGACGACAGCTAAGTGGCTCCGTGAGGTGATATCTTCATTGCCAGAGAAGCCTTCATCTAAGCTTCAGCAGTTGCTGTCATCATGCGATAGGGATTTGACAAATGCTGTCACAGAAAGGGTCAGCATAGTTTTGGAAGCAATTTTTCCAACCAAGTCTTCTGCTGATGGGGGTGGCTCATTAGGCCTCAATTGTGCAAATGTCTTTGATATTCCATGGGCAGAAGCCAGAAAAATGGAGGCTTCCAAGTTGTACTACAGGGTATTAGAGGCAATCTGCAGAGCTGAGTTACAAAACAGCAATGTAAATAATCTAACTCCATTGCTGTTAAATGAGCGTTTTCACCGATGTTTGATTGCATGTTCAGCAGAGCTAGTGTTGGCGACACATAAGCCAGTCTTCATGATGTTTCCTGCTGTTCTTGAGAGCACGGGTCTAACTGCATTTGATTTGAGCAAAATAATTGAGAATTTTGTGAGACATGAAGAGACCCTCCCAAGACAATTGAAAAGGCACCTAAATTCCTTAGAAGAACAGCTTTTGGAAAGCATGGTATGGGAGAAAGGATCATCATTGTATAACTCACTGATTGTTGCCAGGCCATCTATTGCTTCAGAAATAAAACACCTTGGTCTTTTGGCTGAACCAATGCCATCTCTGGATGACTTAGTGGCAAGGCAGAATATTCATGTTGAGGGCTTGCCTGCTACACCATCTAAAAAACGTGATGCTGGTCCAG ATGACAATGCTGATCCTCGATCACCAAAGAGATCGTGCAATGAATCTAGGAACACAGTGGTAGAGCACAATTTGCTGACACCTCCACCCAAGCACCACATGGTGTCGACTAGTTTGAAAGCAAAATGCCATCCACTCGAGTCCACATTTGCAAG TCCGACTGTCAGTAATCCTGTTGGTGGGAATGAAAAATGTGCTGACGTGGCAATTCAGATATTCTTTTCCAAA ATTCTGAAGTTGGCTGCTGTTAGAATAAGAAACTTGTGTGAAAGGGTTCAACATGTGGAACTGACAGAGCGTGTCTATAATGTCTTCAATCAGATTCTTGATCAACAGACAACATTATTCTTTAATAGACACATCGATCAACTTATCCTTTGCTGTCTTTATGGTGTTGCAAAG GCTTGTAAAGTAGAACTCTCATTCAAGGAGTTACTCAACTATTACAGAAAAGAAGCACAATGCAAACCAGAAGTTTTTCAAAATATCTATATTGGGAGTAGGAATAGTAATGAC GTATTAGTATCACGCCATGTTAGTATCATTAGTTTTTACAACGCGGTGTTTGTTCCAGCAGCCAAGCCTTTCCTGGTGTCACTAATATCATCTGGTACTTGTCCAGAAGACAAGAAGAATGCTAGTG GCCCAATTCCTGGATCACCCAAGCCATCTCCTCTCCCAAATAATTTACCAGATATGTCCCCGAAGAAAGTTTCAGCATCTCATAATGTATACGTGTCTCCTTTGCGGCAAACcaag ATGGATGCACTTCTGTCACCAAGTTCCAGGAGTTTTTATGCATGCATTGGTGAAGGCACCCATGCTTATCAGAGCCCATCTAAAGATTTGGCTGCTATAAATAGTCGCCTAAATTA TAGCGGCCGGAGAATAAACAGTCGATTAAACTTTGACATGGTGAGCGACTCAGTGGTAGCTGGTAGTCTGGGCCAGCCAAATGGTGGTTCTACCTCCTTCAATCCCGCAGCTGCATTTAGCCCCCTTTCAAAGAAGAGAAAGCCAGATGATCAAATATAA
- the LOC8068661 gene encoding retinoblastoma-related protein 1 isoform X3 encodes MSSPDPSPATSTPSPATSTQQQKQSESLVNLLAEASRFYRRAYNELFSGVTTEQEPESSTNTPEYMLFGWYLFLMLHSRSPELFKDLVSCIHGLVAVLAILLIHVPVKFRSFTVEGSSHLIKQTEKGMDLIASLCHNYHASEERLKEMMDKSHKAIEDVFGMKALSASECKTENLDMIGTDGLMYFKGLIDMECFQSNLEKMEKLCNSNSSEGKLDFKSILINNDYIPCAENLSGDSTNLGHSKHVFEILASPTKTIKNMLTVPSSPLSPATSGSVKIVQMTPVTSAMTTAKWLREVISSLPEKPSSKLQQLLSSCDRDLTNAVTERVSIVLEAIFPTKSSADGGGSLGLNCANVFDIPWAEARKMEASKLYYRVLEAICRAELQNSNVNNLTPLLLNERFHRCLIACSAELVLATHKPVFMMFPAVLESTGLTAFDLSKIIENFVRHEETLPRQLKRHLNSLEEQLLESMVWEKGSSLYNSLIVARPSIASEIKHLGLLAEPMPSLDDLVARQNIHVEGLPATPSKKRDAGPDDNADPRSPKRSCNESRNTVVEHNLLTPPPKHHMVSTSLKAKCHPLESTFASPTVSNPVGGNEKCADVAIQIFFSKILKLAAVRIRNLCERVQHVELTERVYNVFNQILDQQTTLFFNRHIDQLILCCLYGVAKACKVELSFKELLNYYRKEAQCKPEVFQNIYIGSRNSNDVLVSRHVSIISFYNAVFVPAAKPFLVSLISSGTCPEDKKNASGPIPGSPKPSPLPNNLPDMSPKKVSASHNVYVSPLRQTKMDALLSPSSRSFYACIGEGTHAYQSPSKDLAAINSRLNYGRRINSRLNFDMVSDSVVAGSLGQPNGGSTSFNPAAAFSPLSKKRKPDDQI; translated from the exons ATGTCTTCGCCGGACCCTTCGCCAGCGACGAGCACCccctcgccggcgacgagcacccaaCAG CAGAAGCAATCGGAGAGTTTGGTAAATCTACTGGCAGAGGCAAGCAG GTTCTACCGCAGAGCATATAATGAACTGTTCTCAGGTGTTACTACTGAGCAGGAGCCTGAATCATCGACTAATACTCCTGAGTATATGCTTTTTGGGTGGTATCTCTTCTTAATGCTTCATTCGAGATCACCAGAATTGTTCAAGGATCTGGTGTCCTGCATCCATGGATTAGTTGCTGTGTTG GCCATACTTTTGATCCACGTGCCAGTTAAATTTAGGAGCTTCACTGTTGAAGGCTCTTCTCACTTAA TCAAACAAACTGAGAAAGGCATGGATCTTATTGCTTCGTTATGCCATAATTATCATGCCTCTGAAGAACGTTTGAAAGAAATGATGGACAAGTCTCACAAGGCAATAGAAGACGTTTTTGGCATGAAAGCACTAAGTGCTTCAGAGTGCAAAACAGAAAATTTGGATATGATAGGCACAG ATGGCCTGATGTATTTCAAAGGTCTCATTGATATGGAGTGTTTCCAGTCAAATCTGGAAAAAATGGAGAAACTATGTAATTCTAATAGCAGTGAAGGGAAGCTTGATTTTAAATCAATTTTGATCAATAATGATTATATTCCCTGTGCTGAGAACTTGTCTGGGGATTCCACCAATTTAGGACATTCAAAG CATGTCTTTGAAATATTGGCATCTCCCACAAAGACAATAAAGAACATGTTGACTGTTCCTAGTTCCCCTTTGTCACCCGCCACCAGTGGTTCAGTCAAGATTGTGCAAATGACACCAGTAACTTCTGCCATGACGACAGCTAAGTGGCTCCGTGAGGTGATATCTTCATTGCCAGAGAAGCCTTCATCTAAGCTTCAGCAGTTGCTGTCATCATGCGATAGGGATTTGACAAATGCTGTCACAGAAAGGGTCAGCATAGTTTTGGAAGCAATTTTTCCAACCAAGTCTTCTGCTGATGGGGGTGGCTCATTAGGCCTCAATTGTGCAAATGTCTTTGATATTCCATGGGCAGAAGCCAGAAAAATGGAGGCTTCCAAGTTGTACTACAGGGTATTAGAGGCAATCTGCAGAGCTGAGTTACAAAACAGCAATGTAAATAATCTAACTCCATTGCTGTTAAATGAGCGTTTTCACCGATGTTTGATTGCATGTTCAGCAGAGCTAGTGTTGGCGACACATAAGCCAGTCTTCATGATGTTTCCTGCTGTTCTTGAGAGCACGGGTCTAACTGCATTTGATTTGAGCAAAATAATTGAGAATTTTGTGAGACATGAAGAGACCCTCCCAAGACAATTGAAAAGGCACCTAAATTCCTTAGAAGAACAGCTTTTGGAAAGCATGGTATGGGAGAAAGGATCATCATTGTATAACTCACTGATTGTTGCCAGGCCATCTATTGCTTCAGAAATAAAACACCTTGGTCTTTTGGCTGAACCAATGCCATCTCTGGATGACTTAGTGGCAAGGCAGAATATTCATGTTGAGGGCTTGCCTGCTACACCATCTAAAAAACGTGATGCTGGTCCAG ATGACAATGCTGATCCTCGATCACCAAAGAGATCGTGCAATGAATCTAGGAACACAGTGGTAGAGCACAATTTGCTGACACCTCCACCCAAGCACCACATGGTGTCGACTAGTTTGAAAGCAAAATGCCATCCACTCGAGTCCACATTTGCAAG TCCGACTGTCAGTAATCCTGTTGGTGGGAATGAAAAATGTGCTGACGTGGCAATTCAGATATTCTTTTCCAAA ATTCTGAAGTTGGCTGCTGTTAGAATAAGAAACTTGTGTGAAAGGGTTCAACATGTGGAACTGACAGAGCGTGTCTATAATGTCTTCAATCAGATTCTTGATCAACAGACAACATTATTCTTTAATAGACACATCGATCAACTTATCCTTTGCTGTCTTTATGGTGTTGCAAAG GCTTGTAAAGTAGAACTCTCATTCAAGGAGTTACTCAACTATTACAGAAAAGAAGCACAATGCAAACCAGAAGTTTTTCAAAATATCTATATTGGGAGTAGGAATAGTAATGAC GTATTAGTATCACGCCATGTTAGTATCATTAGTTTTTACAACGCGGTGTTTGTTCCAGCAGCCAAGCCTTTCCTGGTGTCACTAATATCATCTGGTACTTGTCCAGAAGACAAGAAGAATGCTAGTG GCCCAATTCCTGGATCACCCAAGCCATCTCCTCTCCCAAATAATTTACCAGATATGTCCCCGAAGAAAGTTTCAGCATCTCATAATGTATACGTGTCTCCTTTGCGGCAAACcaag ATGGATGCACTTCTGTCACCAAGTTCCAGGAGTTTTTATGCATGCATTGGTGAAGGCACCCATGCTTATCAGAGCCCATCTAAAGATTTGGCTGCTATAAATAGTCGCCTAAATTA CGGCCGGAGAATAAACAGTCGATTAAACTTTGACATGGTGAGCGACTCAGTGGTAGCTGGTAGTCTGGGCCAGCCAAATGGTGGTTCTACCTCCTTCAATCCCGCAGCTGCATTTAGCCCCCTTTCAAAGAAGAGAAAGCCAGATGATCAAATATAA
- the LOC8068661 gene encoding retinoblastoma-related protein 1 isoform X2 — MSSPDPSPATSTPSPATSTQQKQSESLVNLLAEASRFYRRAYNELFSGVTTEQEPESSTNTPEYMLFGWYLFLMLHSRSPELFKDLVSCIHGLVAVLAILLIHVPVKFRSFTVEGSSHLIKQTEKGMDLIASLCHNYHASEERLKEMMDKSHKAIEDVFGMKALSASECKTENLDMIGTDGLMYFKGLIDMECFQSNLEKMEKLCNSNSSEGKLDFKSILINNDYIPCAENLSGDSTNLGHSKHVFEILASPTKTIKNMLTVPSSPLSPATSGSVKIVQMTPVTSAMTTAKWLREVISSLPEKPSSKLQQLLSSCDRDLTNAVTERVSIVLEAIFPTKSSADGGGSLGLNCANVFDIPWAEARKMEASKLYYRVLEAICRAELQNSNVNNLTPLLLNERFHRCLIACSAELVLATHKPVFMMFPAVLESTGLTAFDLSKIIENFVRHEETLPRQLKRHLNSLEEQLLESMVWEKGSSLYNSLIVARPSIASEIKHLGLLAEPMPSLDDLVARQNIHVEGLPATPSKKRDAGPDDNADPRSPKRSCNESRNTVVEHNLLTPPPKHHMVSTSLKAKCHPLESTFASPTVSNPVGGNEKCADVAIQIFFSKILKLAAVRIRNLCERVQHVELTERVYNVFNQILDQQTTLFFNRHIDQLILCCLYGVAKACKVELSFKELLNYYRKEAQCKPEVFQNIYIGSRNSNDVLVSRHVSIISFYNAVFVPAAKPFLVSLISSGTCPEDKKNASGPIPGSPKPSPLPNNLPDMSPKKVSASHNVYVSPLRQTKMDALLSPSSRSFYACIGEGTHAYQSPSKDLAAINSRLNYSGRRINSRLNFDMVSDSVVAGSLGQPNGGSTSFNPAAAFSPLSKKRKPDDQI; from the exons ATGTCTTCGCCGGACCCTTCGCCAGCGACGAGCACCccctcgccggcgacgagcacccaaCAG AAGCAATCGGAGAGTTTGGTAAATCTACTGGCAGAGGCAAGCAG GTTCTACCGCAGAGCATATAATGAACTGTTCTCAGGTGTTACTACTGAGCAGGAGCCTGAATCATCGACTAATACTCCTGAGTATATGCTTTTTGGGTGGTATCTCTTCTTAATGCTTCATTCGAGATCACCAGAATTGTTCAAGGATCTGGTGTCCTGCATCCATGGATTAGTTGCTGTGTTG GCCATACTTTTGATCCACGTGCCAGTTAAATTTAGGAGCTTCACTGTTGAAGGCTCTTCTCACTTAA TCAAACAAACTGAGAAAGGCATGGATCTTATTGCTTCGTTATGCCATAATTATCATGCCTCTGAAGAACGTTTGAAAGAAATGATGGACAAGTCTCACAAGGCAATAGAAGACGTTTTTGGCATGAAAGCACTAAGTGCTTCAGAGTGCAAAACAGAAAATTTGGATATGATAGGCACAG ATGGCCTGATGTATTTCAAAGGTCTCATTGATATGGAGTGTTTCCAGTCAAATCTGGAAAAAATGGAGAAACTATGTAATTCTAATAGCAGTGAAGGGAAGCTTGATTTTAAATCAATTTTGATCAATAATGATTATATTCCCTGTGCTGAGAACTTGTCTGGGGATTCCACCAATTTAGGACATTCAAAG CATGTCTTTGAAATATTGGCATCTCCCACAAAGACAATAAAGAACATGTTGACTGTTCCTAGTTCCCCTTTGTCACCCGCCACCAGTGGTTCAGTCAAGATTGTGCAAATGACACCAGTAACTTCTGCCATGACGACAGCTAAGTGGCTCCGTGAGGTGATATCTTCATTGCCAGAGAAGCCTTCATCTAAGCTTCAGCAGTTGCTGTCATCATGCGATAGGGATTTGACAAATGCTGTCACAGAAAGGGTCAGCATAGTTTTGGAAGCAATTTTTCCAACCAAGTCTTCTGCTGATGGGGGTGGCTCATTAGGCCTCAATTGTGCAAATGTCTTTGATATTCCATGGGCAGAAGCCAGAAAAATGGAGGCTTCCAAGTTGTACTACAGGGTATTAGAGGCAATCTGCAGAGCTGAGTTACAAAACAGCAATGTAAATAATCTAACTCCATTGCTGTTAAATGAGCGTTTTCACCGATGTTTGATTGCATGTTCAGCAGAGCTAGTGTTGGCGACACATAAGCCAGTCTTCATGATGTTTCCTGCTGTTCTTGAGAGCACGGGTCTAACTGCATTTGATTTGAGCAAAATAATTGAGAATTTTGTGAGACATGAAGAGACCCTCCCAAGACAATTGAAAAGGCACCTAAATTCCTTAGAAGAACAGCTTTTGGAAAGCATGGTATGGGAGAAAGGATCATCATTGTATAACTCACTGATTGTTGCCAGGCCATCTATTGCTTCAGAAATAAAACACCTTGGTCTTTTGGCTGAACCAATGCCATCTCTGGATGACTTAGTGGCAAGGCAGAATATTCATGTTGAGGGCTTGCCTGCTACACCATCTAAAAAACGTGATGCTGGTCCAG ATGACAATGCTGATCCTCGATCACCAAAGAGATCGTGCAATGAATCTAGGAACACAGTGGTAGAGCACAATTTGCTGACACCTCCACCCAAGCACCACATGGTGTCGACTAGTTTGAAAGCAAAATGCCATCCACTCGAGTCCACATTTGCAAG TCCGACTGTCAGTAATCCTGTTGGTGGGAATGAAAAATGTGCTGACGTGGCAATTCAGATATTCTTTTCCAAA ATTCTGAAGTTGGCTGCTGTTAGAATAAGAAACTTGTGTGAAAGGGTTCAACATGTGGAACTGACAGAGCGTGTCTATAATGTCTTCAATCAGATTCTTGATCAACAGACAACATTATTCTTTAATAGACACATCGATCAACTTATCCTTTGCTGTCTTTATGGTGTTGCAAAG GCTTGTAAAGTAGAACTCTCATTCAAGGAGTTACTCAACTATTACAGAAAAGAAGCACAATGCAAACCAGAAGTTTTTCAAAATATCTATATTGGGAGTAGGAATAGTAATGAC GTATTAGTATCACGCCATGTTAGTATCATTAGTTTTTACAACGCGGTGTTTGTTCCAGCAGCCAAGCCTTTCCTGGTGTCACTAATATCATCTGGTACTTGTCCAGAAGACAAGAAGAATGCTAGTG GCCCAATTCCTGGATCACCCAAGCCATCTCCTCTCCCAAATAATTTACCAGATATGTCCCCGAAGAAAGTTTCAGCATCTCATAATGTATACGTGTCTCCTTTGCGGCAAACcaag ATGGATGCACTTCTGTCACCAAGTTCCAGGAGTTTTTATGCATGCATTGGTGAAGGCACCCATGCTTATCAGAGCCCATCTAAAGATTTGGCTGCTATAAATAGTCGCCTAAATTA TAGCGGCCGGAGAATAAACAGTCGATTAAACTTTGACATGGTGAGCGACTCAGTGGTAGCTGGTAGTCTGGGCCAGCCAAATGGTGGTTCTACCTCCTTCAATCCCGCAGCTGCATTTAGCCCCCTTTCAAAGAAGAGAAAGCCAGATGATCAAATATAA